TCACAGCAGGCCAGCTTAGGTTCTCAAGAGAATAATTATGCTCGTTTTATGCATATGGCTCTAGTTAGCAGTCAAGTCAAAAAGTCTTCAAAACGTTCAAAGCaggcttctggttttgttctctgTACTAATTTTCCTCAATGAAGAAAACCAGTTCTGCAACAAGAATTAAAATGCAGTGCTGAAAGGTTCCCCACAGGACACCTATTCCTGCCCCCTATTACGTGGCAAGGTAAGCACAGCTAAACTGCTCCAGGCATGTACATCCATGTATATGCCCTTAAAACCATAGAAGACATAGGCAGAGTTTTCCAAAGTAACCTTTagctggaaatttttttcctcctatctgGCCACAGTCATATGGACTCCAgttgaagcttttttttctttttaagttatgATCCTTTTTGCAAATTACCCTATCAAACAAAAAGCTAATAATTACCTTACTATCTGTTTGGTGCCCAAACACTGATTAATAAACAAATTTGGTTATTCATCAGCACAAGCTGACACCTCTATTTGTAGAAAAATGTGAACCAAAAGCTTACTCTCTTCCAGATTTTCAGGGCTGTAGAAGTCCTCGTAAGTTCTTAATGGTAGCTGTCAGTGAGTCATTAATCATTTCAGCTAGTAGTTGAATGAGTTAACTTCAATCGCAGATTTTTCTTCACAGACTACTAGTGTATACAGATGGGAAGCTCAGAACTCCTAATGCTAACTATGGCTCTGCATATTATCTGCAGCCCACAGTTTTGGAACCATAGATTTAACCATTCCCTTTATCCTCTTATTTAAAGGTATACATATATTTATCGATAGTGTTATGTATTAACTGTCACATTCAGCTTTTATTTGTGGAAACTAAACCAAAGAACATGTCAAATACTTTAGTTTGCACAAAATTGACAGAGAGGACAATTAAACATCCTTTTTCTACTGATTTTACACATTTTCACACTAAAAGCATATTGGTTAATCATAATTTTCACGTACATTGCTTTTCATCATCTCCAGCCAACATCTCCCCTCCAGTCAATCAGAATCAAATCTAAAATCTGGTCATATACATagtcattttaataaaattttgatGTAAAGTTCTCACTAAGGTATTTCAATAATATCCAACCCAACGTGTTATTTATCCAAATTTATAAGGGGAAAAGCCATGTCTCAGCATCTCTTCTTCTGATTACAATACTTATTTCTGTCCTCCCCTGCCTTTTCACAAGATACAATACTTGCTCCCATTCTCAGCTTCACATGTGAAGACATGAACACAATACATTTTATTCTCCATCTGTCCCTCTGAGAAGCAAATACGGTGCTCAGCCTCACCTTTCCTTCAGTGAACACTGATGAAGACTGAGACTAGAAAGTCCATGAAATCACAGAATCCAGCCCTTCTTTTTTGCTAGAATGGTTACAAAACCTGAAACAGCCTCTACTGAGCCAACCAATACATTTTGAGTGGCTGAGGCAGCAAGGCTGAGAGTACACAAGTGCCTTTGCATTAAAGAAGTATCACAGCCGGCTCCATCTGGAAGTTTTTTTCAAATGATAAAAAGAAAGTGACAGAGCACAAAGTAGGTCATGACATGTGTTTAAAACAGGATCATCAACACTGGCTCCTCATTGTTTGTATATCAGCTTACACTCATATAAAGAAGGCTTTATGCAGGGAGAAGCAAGATTAGTACAGCAAAAAAAGGTCTCtgaccaataaaaaaaaatcaaccaaaataAGATGAAACAAAATCAGTTTGTATTATTGCTAGAAATACTGAGGGCAAAGCATATACCCTATCACTGACATGAAAAGTAGCTGACAGCATAAAGTAATAAGTGAAAGTGTGAAAGTTGAAATATTTGCTGCCAATATCACCAGCTATAGCCACAATCAGATGAGATTCATTCTCATGAGAATCTTGCcagtgctttttgttttgcttttaatgcaGGAAGCCCACTGGATGTGCTCTGCCCTTCATGCTTACCTGCTTCACACAGGTGACTGCCTTTGGCATTGTGACTGATGAGCACACATGTTGGGAGACCTCCACATGCTTACTTCACACAGAAACAGGGGGTTGCATGGGAATGTCTTTAATGCCCCTCTCTGAGTCTATATCAATCTGTACCTTGTGCAAGTTATACTGCCTCAGGCTGCTCTGAATTGCACATGTTGATTGTCGATGAAGTGTGGTAGATGGGAAGGAGCGATGCAGCGTTGTGTCACCCGTTGCACACCCATTTCTCCTTGGCACCTCACTGTCCCAGTGACAAGAGCCCAGAGCTCTTCTCACCCTCACTTGCTTACATAGCTCCGATGAGCTCTGCAGGTCTTTGACCCTGATAGCTGATCTAATTACTAAGTTTAATTACTAAACATTACTTCTTTCCGAAGAGAGATTCCATCCTACCACACTCCTTCCAACCTCCCTTCAAAATAACTGCTTCTGTCAGCAAGAGCAATGGCTTTTGAGGAAGATGGGCACTGTGTTTCCAAAGGCCAGATTCCTCTGCACAGCATGTTGGTGAAGctacttgtcctggtttcagctgggatagagttaatttttcttcccagtagctggtatagggctgtgttttggatttaggatgagaataatgttggtaataCACTGacgttttagttgttgctaagcagtggtCAGGGactcttcagcttctcatacAGCCCTGCCAGCGAGTAGGCTAGgaggcacaagaagttgggagaagACATGGCCAGGACAGCAGACCCAAACTGGCTGAAAGGATATTacataccatatgatgtcatgctcagtacataaaaagaagaaagctggCTAGGGGTCACTGCTtaggaactggctgggcatcatTTGGTGGGTGGTGAGAAATTGAATTGTGTATCACTTGctttgtatattctaattcttttatgtttattattattattattattattattattatcccttttttctcttgttctattaaactgtctttatacCAACCCatgaattttaactttttttccgATTCTttcctccatcccactgcagggaggggagtgagcaaatggctgtgtgttgtttagctgcctgctgggttaagCCATGATACTACTGAAGAACCAGCGCTAAACTCACACAACAAAAGGACCCCTGGTACTACAAAATGCTCATCCTTCACCAGAGGCATCATTCTTGTCTTGAAGGGTGCCTCCACACTTGCCAAGACACACAAATTTCCTGGGGACCAGCTGAAAAACCAGGCATTTGGATAAATCCCTAAGGGTATAGGagggctgcagcagtgcagggaggACTGCATCAGCTGAAGAGAGCGCAGGCATGAGACTCCTCTCTTTCGGACAGAGCAAGTACTCTGCagccagggaggagcagggaggcaCTTCAGCTGGCTTGAGCAAGGGATAGGGTTTATGAAACTGTGATAACTAGGTCTTTTAAGCCAAAACAATGAACAAATGGTGTGCTACTTGTTCAGGTTGCAATTCTCTATCCTTCCTGCTAAAACACTGCTTAcctcagagtgaaaaaaaaaaagggaaaaacaagagTGTTGCTTAAGCTTTTAAGCCCTTTGCAAATAAAAGCTTTATATTTGTGTAGATATAAATAAAAGTATGCAGTTTTATGAGGTTAAAAGGGAAGGGAACGCCGGGGGGTTTTACTCTGGCTGCATATAAATACTGTTTGTTTAAGCAGTGGCAGGATGTGAACAATTGCATAGTAAGCGTATAGTTATCCACACGTGCTTAGGACGACATGGGCATGGGAAACCACTCCCTACTACTACCTTCTTTAATACTATAAATTAGTCTGCTCCTTCTAGGTCTCACATGAAGTCTGAGCCTACTTCATTTACAAACTCCCTAGGGCCAGTGGCAAAGCACAGTAATAAAACCTGAACCAGAAAGGTCACACCAGACAGGCTATAAACAGCTTGCTCTCCAAGTGAGGAGCCAGGAcgggtttgtttcttttaaggaaGTGCTTAATGGTTGGGCTGAGGAGTAATTTGGTTTGGACTATATGGAGACTTCCCCCCAACCCTCTTCaacatgctgctttttttatAAACGCATAAATTATTGGTTTAAATAAATAGCCCATGAGGTTGGTGGATACTTGTTAAACCACTTCACCAACTGAAACACTGATGGGAGTCAGTTTTCAACTAATAGCATACAACCTAGTGATTTtattaccaaaaaagaaaaaaatctcagttaaCCCACTACATACAAATCACAGCAGATCAAATCCAGCTGTGCACGGAGGAACCCACTGACACTCTTCTTTTTTTGGCAGAGAGCAAAGCAAAGAAGGGGCCTGCTCACCCAGCAAAACAGCACCCTCAAGCCTGTGTGATGGCACTCGGCAGTGCCACATGAGCCCTCTTGCCTGTCTGGGGATAGTTCACACCAGCAGTCACAGCACTAGTGAGCTGGTGAAAAGAGGGAATATAAAGCCAAACACAGCATTGTCTCTTAAAGAGTTACCCTATTTCTTCCCTACGGAATGAAGCCTAAAACATCTGTGGGACAGACATGCAGCCAGATGGAGAAGTGAAAATCAGGTTGCCCCAAAGCAGTATTTCCCCACAAAAGCAAGAACAGAGGCACAAATCATCAAATTACTGCTTCCAATGTGGGAAGGAGTCAGAGACACTAGTACTGTAGGGGGAAAGGGATTTGTAATGGGATCAGCCAAAAGCAAACTTTGGTCAGAAAATTCCTTATGGAAGTTTCCCAACCCAATGAAGCTAGACTGCAGTTCTCTTCCCAAATGCCactttccaactgagatgatgtgctgtgtttgtgtggtggactttttggtagcaggggaggggggtacagcagtggcccctgtgagaagcttctcacagcttcCCCAGCTCAAAGTCCGGACccatctctggccaaggccagaGTGGTgactgcgcctctgtgataacatatttaagaaggggaaatgggaggagttgtgggagttgtgaggagaagttgcaaggatGACAAATCTGCAAACGCCAAGGTATATGGAGAAAGGAGTggggggaggtgcgccagagcagagattcccctgcagcccatggtgagacagcagggctccccccctctgccacccatgagggtctacagtggagcagatgcctctctgcagcctgtggaggatcccacacCGGAGTAGGTGGCTGCACCCAATGAAGgtcaggactctgtgggaagaagcccccactgttgcaGTTTgacactgggaggattgcaacacgcaggagggatccatgctggagcagcttgggaagggcTGCAGCCCATGAGAAGGGTTCACATCAGAGAAGgctcatggaggactgtctcccatgagaggggaatcatgctgcagcaggagagaatgtgaggagtcctccccgtGAGCAGGAAGGAGCACCAGACTGACGGCACACCCCATTCCatgccccctgtgctgctggcaaggAGGAGGTAATCAGGACAAAAAGCTGAGCCTAGGAacaagggaggggtggggggaggtggttTTAAGATGTTGTAAtgctgttaagtgttgttgttctTAGTGTTGGTATTAAAATcgtgttttcttcccctaacgagtctgtcttttacccataaccataatgggtgaatcatccctccctgttcttatctcaattcccgagccttttgctttatttactcCTTCCCATtccagagggggaagaggtgagggagtggctgcatggtgctcagtttccctctggtcTCAAACCAGGACAGCAAATCAGCACAAGACAAAATTATGATTTGGGGCAGAATGGAGGTGTTTAACACAAAAAATAGAGATGAACTGCACTGCAGTACACAGGATTTGGTTACTGTTTTCATGCAGAATGAATTTATGGATAAAGATGAACAGAAGTTCATTTTACCTTATATTTGTGCCAAttaaatttaactttttcttaGAGTGGTGACAATCTCAGAGAGAAGGAAGTACAACTTAGAAGCCCtgaaaaagaatgtaaaatgtCACTGAACTACACCATAGGTTTGTGTAATTGTTTTTGAAGCTGCatacaggaggagaaagatgaaagTATACTTGTGTATGTGGCAGAACTAGATGCTAGATGAActagcacttgttcagaaaccTCTCAGATGCTCTATAGTGATCTTGTCTGTCTGAAGCTTCTCAGAGAGGCCACCATTGTAGCCCCCTCCTgcgctaccaaaaacccctgacACACACAGAAACCCAGTACATTTGCTAAAGACACTGCCcattttaatcaaaattaaaCTGCAGGCTGGGaagatgttgcttttctttaGCTGTGTTACAGAGCAAAGGGGGGACTGCTGGAGGCCAGAAAGAGCAGAAGCACAGTGCTGTCCATGAGGTGCACAGGCTCGCCTTGTGATCAGCATTCCACTCAGGAGGAGACTGAAATAGACTCGATTAAATAAACCCTTCCTCCAAGGGAGGTCAGGCAGCACACAATGGCTCTGCTTCAGAGCAACACCAAATTAGGAGGCATTGAAGTTCTCAATTAAAGAGCAAGAGTTAGgtgggaaaaagacaaaaaatacagagaaacaagGATCAGTGTGTCTTTTccctggattttgtttttcatttgagcAAATTATCCAGAAAAAGCCACTGCCTGGGAATTAAGTTTATTTTAAGAGCTTTCCAAATGTGAAATCAGCGATTGGTTTGAAAGAAGGTTACAAACAAAGTCAAACTGTCATTTGTAGTTCACGGAGGCCCTGTTCTTTGAATACATTTCCAAGAAGGCTGCATCTActctttttccttcagtgtccACCTTGCAGGCACTCACCCTTGGAAGCAGGGACATAGAGATTGTGACCATCAGCATCAGCTCCCTCAAAGACGTAACCAGGTGGGTTTTTATAAGAAGCCAAGCATCTAACAATGCCCTTTGGTGTGTAGCTGGTATTGTAGATAGTTTTAGCATCTAGCAGAGTGTGATGCTTTGGGCCCAACCAGCCAGGTTTATAGCTCTTCGTAACTGTGAGTGGATGAGGCACATAATGGGTATGAAAGGTAGTCAAGCAATCCATTGGTTTTGCTGGGAAAGTCAGCTCCTGAGCATGAGTGATTGGTTTTAGTCTCTTGCACGGCCAAGGCTTATAGTCTTCCTTCATTATTGAAGAGCTATTGAATGGCTCAGTACTTTTTTTAAGCTGGGCCAAAGATCGACACATCTTGGCTGGCTTGCCATTTGGGTACTTGTAATGCATCTGAGTAGTGGTGTGAAGGTCCATTTTCTCTAGAGGAGGAACATATACATCAAGTTTTTTGGTGAATATGGGAGGCTGTGGCCAAGCTTGGTAATTTTCCTGAAACTCAGTTGTAGAGGAAAATGGAAGATCATGGAGAAGCTTTGGCTGGTGTGGTTTTGTAAGCCTGGCTGACTGACCAGCCAGCCCCTTGTAAGAAACTTTGTGGGTAGTGAGGCCATCAAATGGGACCTCACTGACcttgtatttctcatttttatggaCATAACGTTTCTCCAGAGGATGTGGCACATAACTGACTCTATAATTAGTTATATTCTCAAAAGGAGCTTTCGTTTTCTGGACCAGATTCAGAGGTCTGCAGCTTTGAGTGGCAACCGGCCCCCTGTAGAGATAGTCATCCTGGACAATGGTTCTGTGGtcaaatttttcttctgatggGTGAAACCTGTCATTTGGTCTTAATGACTCTGTCTTCGGTTCATGCCATAGCACATAGTCAtctgaaacataaaagaaatcCTATGTAAGTAAGTGTTCAACTGAAGTTCTTTGGTGAGTTTAGGCATATACCATATTATGTTTTGATTATTACATTTTCTGCTGTAATAAATTTTTATTGATGTAATGATTGACAAATCCTATTAGAAGAGCTGCTGTAGAACACATTATACACTAGTGTGCTAACCCCTAGAAATGCTTAGCATCTACatagaaaatggaatgaaaatagTCCTGTACCCACCCATACCTACTGAGATGGTGAAATACAATACGGGAAGATTAAACTACATTCTCAGTCTTGCAGAGACATTTTCTACAGGTGACTGAGTGGATGCTGTCCTCATGCTCAGTCAACCAGAAATCATGAAAGTGGAGTATCATGGCATTGACTTCAACCCCCTTCATTTACCTTCCTGCAGCTATGTGTGGCTGGCTCAGAGCATAGGCAGAGTATGCCTACGTCTGCAGAAGGCTGTTCAGGTGTCTCCCACTTATCTCTGGGGCAAGAAGAAACACATGTCCACGATTCCACTCTAAAGGTCAAGTTGCAGGACTACCCTTCTTGTTTGTACCTTCTCATTTGGGGATAATGTGATTTCTCAGCTGCACAGATGTGATGCTGCTTACTATTTGCTGAGTTCAGCGTTTTGCAGCTCATCTTGGTGTCAGCAAGTTGTGCTGTGTGGCACTTCCTGATCCTCAGCTCTTGGCTTTGCTCTCTGTGGTCCTCCTGCTCTCAGTACAAGCAGGAACCGAGAAGGAGCTTGTACCTCTGTCTCCAATTCTTCCTTATTAGGAATGCTGGAATTTGCAGACCAAGTCTACACTGATCTGAAGCACTGAATCGTATTGCAGAGATTGCCCATACTTCAGAAATCTTACTATCCAAATTCATGACAGAAAATGTTTTAGGTGGCATTTTAGAGACATTCATAtcttccctcctcagcaggataccaggggaaaaaaatgaggcactgaaatttaaaaagatttGCACTCAGTCACACCAGAAAGCTGCCTAACTCTCCAACCAGTGCTGCAGCCACAAGACcatcattttttcccttcctagtATTCTTGTGCAACTTCCCCTAGAGAGCATCATGGTTACTGGTAGGAAGTTGAATGAAATAGTCTTGGAACTAacccaagtcttttttttttttttttttttttttttaaattttccctcCTTTCAAACCACATTGAGAGTCATGAATCAAATAAGTTTCCAGCTGACTCTGCCCAGGAAGGAAGTCTAGATTTCAAAGTACTAGAGAGTAAATGATGCTCTTAGGTATCAGGATATTTGAACTCTCCAATCCAAACAGAGTTATTCCTCTTGAATGTCAGTGGGTGTTTTACTGCACAAACACAATCACACAAAGGATGTGTTCATTACAACATAAggttgacaaaaaaaaaaaaattaattttttgccCTAGTTAGGTGTCCACTTAAAGTCCTTCTGGTTCAAATCAAGTTGCTCTGCCTTGGCACAAAAGAGGAAGCAGCAGCCACAGGCGTTGTGCCGCTCCCAGCGAGCACCCTGGCCCTTGGGTACTCATGCTACAAATTCCTGTAGTCACCTGAGAACATGGGCCTGCCTGTGTGCGCTGGCATAGACTTTCATTTGCCACTGCTGGTGCCACTGAAGACCAGGCTGGATGCCCTGCTAGTGACAAGGCTGTTTAAATGCCCCAAGTGCTCTTGTTTCTCTGGAGGAATAGGGAGGTGTCCAGGCACCACCGCACTCATGGGATGCTGACCTTGTGCCTGTGCCTAGGGTACATCATTTTTCTGAAGATATGGTCCAACAGGGTGAACCACAAGCATATATGGACATCTGTCATTACAGAGGATGTATTAATAAAGTGTTAAAAAGTGAGAAGCTGATGAGTTTCAGCCCATCTATAAGCAAGGGGCTGTTCAGAGATCTGACATTTCAGATGCCAGCCAACAGTGGCAAAAAACTTTTTAGGTTCTCCCAtcagctttgctgaaaaataGTCTGTGCATTTTGAACATAACCACAGCTTTtgcaaaatattcaaaatatgacAATCAGGTCCACCTGTGTTCAACTGTAAAAATTTACAAGCTCTACACAGTTGGGAGACCTCATAGGCATTATGAATTAATTTTACTTAGTTTAAGCCAGCAGTGCTACTATTCCTTTAAAATATGTTACAATTTAATTTAACCTCTAATTCTACTCCCATAGATATTAATAGTTTCCCATGTAGCACAATCTTGAAAACATTAGGGGGTACAGGAGGGAACAGAGGATATGAACCATATGTTATTTTAGGGTTAGGCACATCCCACTATAACCAAGCAAGACAATACTGAAATTAGACTACACACCTGCAGATGGATAGAAACAGCTATCTGTGTAGCTTGGAGGAGATGTGAATTTTGAAACCTTAAGTTCCAAAGTCATCTGACATTAATTGTGATATGCAATAGCATCATCTTAAACCTACATTGTCATTTGGGATATGGTGTGCTTAGTGAGAAGTATGACAATACAGTAAGAAAGGTAATTTAATACCAATACAGCACTGTTTTATGCAGCTTAAATATCTGAATTATGATAATTAATTGAATAACATGTTTCAAAATTTCACCCTTGAGTAGTGATCAGTAAAACCTAGCAATGGTTAGAGAATAGCACAATGAAAACTTGTATGTTTTGTGAACCTGGGCCTTTAAAAGGGAATTCATTCAGTATGCAACTTGATCTTTGAGGGGGTTTGGATGAAGATTTCcatttgcagtgttttgaaaaatactgtaaattataGCCAAATGTGGCTGTGATACATATTATTAGAGCTCTGGAGGAACAGTTAAGGTGCTGACCTAAACACTGATAAAAGACAAAGATATACATCTGGTTCAgaatcagaaaaattaaagatatCTAAACACAGAAGGGAGAATGCTCCACTTGCacaaagcagccttttttttaTTGGCTACACTGAAGCTATTCCAATTAATACCATCTGGTGACATTGCCTATGCAAAACAAAGTGTTCAAAATTGTGTGAACGTGGGTATTTTGCACCTGTGGGTCATAGTCTTCACAACTCAAGTCATTCTAAATGGACAATATTTCCAGTGTGCTTAATGTAAAAATTCCAGTTTATGCTCTTGCAGATATGCACCTGCACTAAAGTCTGACTTTCAGTCATTTCAGATGGGTAATCTTAACACTGTATTCACATACCTTTAATTTCCTTGCTTCCTTTGTCACTTTGAGTTTTAAGAAAATTGTTTCTGTACATTGGGACAAAGCTCAATGCCAGCACCAATcataagcttttatttttgcacagcaaaataaaaataaaataaaaaataacataatttaaaattattttaagaaatacacAATCCTAGCTATCTGCCTAGCAGTGTTAGCTAGCTGGAAGGTGTGCAGAGGGGAGGCAAAATCCTCTGATTTTCTACTTATGACTTACTATCAAAATTAACACAGCTGCTGTGACTATGCAACTGAAAGTTTTCTCCCAGTGCACGCAGAAGAGAATTCATGCTGATGGAGAGGAAGGAACAAAGCccccacaaaaacaaaccacctacGCCAAGTTACTGCTGCTGAGAAACAAGGGTATAGTTAGATGCACTGTTCACCCGTTTTACCAGGAATAGAACTTGAGTGCTTTGGACATTTGTGTGGACCTTCTGTGGTCCACAATTCCCATATACATCTCTTGCACATTCACAGATTAACTCTGCAGCACACACAAAAAGGGTCCCATGCTTCATGACCTGCTCAGACATAGCAAATTCTATATATTTTAGATATGTCTGATCCACTGAATGCATGGACCAGCCCTGCAGTATACCAAGAGTATGTTCAGTATATCCTAAATATGATGCTGCTGGACCCACTTGCAGGAGTTCACATGGCCCTGCTTCTACTTAGGATGTCTGTAGCTCTGTCAGACATGCAAAGGAGGTGAATTCAGAGAGATCCCAATGCTGCTATTAATGCAGGTCTGTATTCCcaacaatttcacagaatcacagaatcgtctaggttggaaaagaccttgaagatcatccagtgacctaacactgacagttcccaaccttactcttaaacatctccagggatggggactccaccacctccccgggcagcccattccaacacctaacaacccattctgtaaagaaatgcttcctaatatccagtctaaaccttccctgatgcaatttgaggccattccctcttgtcctatcgcttgttacttggttaaagagactcatgcccagctctctgcaacctcctttcaggtagttgtagagggcgatgaggtctcccctcagcctcctcttctccagactaaacaaccccagttccctcagtcgctcctcgtacgacatgtgctccagacccttcaccagcttcgttgcccttctctggacacgctcgagtcattcaatgtcctttttgtagtgaggggcccaaaactgaacacaggaatcgaggtgcggcctcaccagtgccaagtacaggggcaagatcacttccctgtccctgctggccatgctatttctgacacaagccaggataccactggccttcttggccacctgggcacactgctggctcatgttcagccaactgtcaatcaacacccccaggtccctctctgactggcagctctccagccactcctccccaagcctgtagcgctgctgggggttgttgtggcccaagtgcagcacccggcatttggccttactgaaactcctccagttggccttagcccatcgctccagcctgtcccaggtctctctgcagagcctccctaccctcaagcagatcaacactcccacccaacttggtgtcatctgcaaacttactgagggtgcattcgaccccctcatctagatcatcaatattcatccgttcaccaccactctttgggccaGCCATCCAGCTATTTTttccagcaaagcatgtgcccatccaagccgcgagtagtcagtttcgccaggagaatgctgtgggaaacggtgtcaaaggccttactgaagtcaaggtgacaacatccacagcctttccctcatccaataagcgggtctccctgtcgtagaaggagatcaggtttgtcaggcaggaccagcctttcataaacccatgctgactaggcctgatctcctggttgtccattatatgacttttaacggcacccgagatgacctgctccatgaccttccctggcaccaaggtcagactgacaggtctatagtttcctggatcctccttcctgcctttcttgtagatgggtgtcacatttgccaccctccagtccagtgggacctccccagttagccatgacttcaggtaaatcatggaaagtggcttggcgagcacatctgccaactctttcagcacccttgggtgtaacccatccggtcgCACAGACTTGTGTGTATCCAAGTGGTGTATCAGGtctctgaccatctcctcttcaactgtggtgacatcagtctgcttcccctccccatctcccagttCATGagtctgggtgtccagggaacagccagttccactgctaaagactgaggcaaagtaggtgttgagcacctcag
The Strix uralensis isolate ZFMK-TIS-50842 chromosome Z, bStrUra1, whole genome shotgun sequence DNA segment above includes these coding regions:
- the SAXO1 gene encoding stabilizer of axonemal microtubules 1 isoform X1: MERYPLYPITALRGSFKPKEGYQMMQKPMEGISTMKRDYIAHEVLPRKLKPSEKHVKSDESMDLTSTYKQDYNFYRVSQVPPYRPHVTRQIPSAKAYTRTTYKDDYVLWHEPKTESLRPNDRFHPSEEKFDHRTIVQDDYLYRGPVATQSCRPLNLVQKTKAPFENITNYRVSYVPHPLEKRYVHKNEKYKVSEVPFDGLTTHKVSYKGLAGQSARLTKPHQPKLLHDLPFSSTTEFQENYQAWPQPPIFTKKLDVYVPPLEKMDLHTTTQMHYKYPNGKPAKMCRSLAQLKKSTEPFNSSSIMKEDYKPWPCKRLKPITHAQELTFPAKPMDCLTTFHTHYVPHPLTVTKSYKPGWLGPKHHTLLDAKTIYNTSYTPKGIVRCLASYKNPPGYVFEGADADGHNLYVPASKGECLQGGH
- the SAXO1 gene encoding stabilizer of axonemal microtubules 1 isoform X2; the protein is MKNSERERDYIAHEVLPRKLKPSEKHVKSDESMDLTSTYKQDYNFYRVSQVPPYRPHVTRQIPSAKAYTRTTYKDDYVLWHEPKTESLRPNDRFHPSEEKFDHRTIVQDDYLYRGPVATQSCRPLNLVQKTKAPFENITNYRVSYVPHPLEKRYVHKNEKYKVSEVPFDGLTTHKVSYKGLAGQSARLTKPHQPKLLHDLPFSSTTEFQENYQAWPQPPIFTKKLDVYVPPLEKMDLHTTTQMHYKYPNGKPAKMCRSLAQLKKSTEPFNSSSIMKEDYKPWPCKRLKPITHAQELTFPAKPMDCLTTFHTHYVPHPLTVTKSYKPGWLGPKHHTLLDAKTIYNTSYTPKGIVRCLASYKNPPGYVFEGADADGHNLYVPASKGECLQGGH